A genome region from Hymenobacter tibetensis includes the following:
- a CDS encoding T9SS type A sorting domain-containing protein encodes MATTTGPAGFSVVASAPSARLQFVRFLNATTGILVARPEANATTWPLFRTDDGGATWVTSTTPTPVAGDYPLTCTQVGNTFWVSTYLGYVLRSTDEGRTWTSADTGLGTSLREVSFRSVLNGLAFGDAGQLRRTSDGGQNWIMVTPQGPLRLTKATAVEGSAGTYLSVAGEWNSAQNGTSISTDDGATWVEVESSINMQRLVSREGVVYGTGFPFGNNTTMTLYKYASPLSTRARQQERASFCFPNPTADVINLPAASETRTVRLYDAVGRLHRTWELDRAENVLHLDGVALGVYQLHLFEQNKAIRVQQIVVQR; translated from the coding sequence TTGGCTACTACTACCGGACCAGCAGGCTTTAGTGTAGTTGCCTCCGCGCCAAGCGCAAGGCTACAGTTTGTGCGTTTCTTGAATGCCACAACTGGAATATTAGTGGCGCGTCCAGAAGCCAATGCCACAACATGGCCTTTGTTTCGAACAGATGATGGTGGCGCTACGTGGGTTACTTCCACAACGCCAACTCCAGTAGCCGGTGATTATCCTCTTACTTGTACACAAGTAGGAAATACGTTCTGGGTAAGTACCTATCTAGGTTATGTGCTGCGCTCAACTGACGAAGGTCGGACTTGGACAAGTGCAGACACAGGACTAGGCACAAGTTTGCGCGAAGTAAGCTTTAGAAGTGTATTGAACGGCTTGGCATTTGGTGATGCTGGCCAGTTACGACGTACTAGTGATGGAGGGCAAAATTGGATAATGGTTACTCCGCAGGGCCCGCTTCGTCTCACCAAAGCTACTGCAGTTGAGGGTTCAGCTGGAACCTATCTTAGCGTTGCTGGCGAATGGAATAGCGCTCAAAATGGTACGTCGATTTCAACTGATGATGGCGCGACATGGGTGGAGGTGGAATCCTCAATCAACATGCAACGGCTAGTATCTAGAGAGGGAGTTGTATACGGCACTGGTTTTCCTTTTGGCAACAATACCACTATGACCTTATATAAGTATGCCAGTCCTCTATCAACCCGCGCTAGGCAGCAGGAACGAGCCTCTTTTTGTTTCCCTAATCCAACGGCTGATGTTATTAATCTACCTGCAGCTAGTGAAACACGCACAGTCCGCCTTTACGATGCAGTGGGCCGCCTGCATCGCACCTGGGAACTTGATAGGGCAGAGAACGTACTGCACCTAGACGGAGTAGCACTTGGTGTTTACCAACTACATCTTTTTGAACAGAACAAAGCTATACGTGTGCAACAAATCGTAGTACAGCGCTAA
- a CDS encoding amino acid permease, which translates to MASIFAKKPLAQLLGEANSSGHGTLQRTLGAGNLVALGVGAIIGAGLFVRTAAAAAQASGPGVTLAFIVAAIGCAFAGLCYAEFAAMIPIAGSAYTYAYTTMGEFIAWVIGWALIMEYALGAATVSIAWSEYLNKLLEVFGMQIPYNLCHSPFEQAVVNGVTVHGLINLPALLIIIMLSLLLIKGTQESATFNAIIVVVKVAIVLIFIAVGWQFIEPANHTPYLIPENAEPVRNAAGTVVREYSAWNKHGWGGILGGAAIVFFAFIGFDAVSTAAQEAKNPKRDMPIGILGSLAVCTVLYILFGHVLTGVANWREFADPAKGGEASVTYAIKEHMPGYEWLSTAVTVAILAGFSSVILVMLMGQSRVFFSMANDGLMPKAFSELHPKFNTPYKSNLALLVFVGAFAGFVPGSLAGDLTSFGTLLAFVLVSIGVWLMRRSDPDTVRPFRSPLSTASFPLVPFLGAGICMLMILALDADTLKLALFWMLLGFVVYFLYGRKNSKLQQGIVVVPREMEEQAFIKE; encoded by the coding sequence ATGGCAAGTATTTTCGCCAAAAAACCTCTGGCTCAGCTCTTGGGTGAAGCCAACTCCTCCGGCCACGGCACGCTTCAGCGGACGTTGGGGGCCGGCAACCTGGTAGCACTCGGTGTAGGCGCTATCATTGGAGCCGGTCTGTTTGTTCGTACTGCCGCTGCGGCTGCGCAGGCCTCCGGGCCCGGAGTTACGCTGGCCTTCATTGTGGCGGCTATCGGCTGTGCCTTTGCGGGCCTTTGCTACGCCGAGTTTGCCGCCATGATTCCAATTGCGGGCTCGGCCTACACCTACGCCTATACCACCATGGGCGAGTTCATTGCCTGGGTTATTGGGTGGGCACTCATCATGGAATACGCGTTGGGTGCAGCCACCGTATCCATTGCCTGGAGTGAATACCTGAATAAGCTCTTAGAGGTCTTTGGGATGCAGATACCCTATAATCTGTGCCACTCGCCTTTCGAGCAGGCTGTTGTGAACGGTGTGACCGTGCACGGCCTTATCAACCTGCCCGCTTTGCTTATCATCATCATGCTCAGCTTGCTGCTCATCAAGGGCACGCAAGAGTCTGCTACCTTCAACGCAATTATCGTGGTAGTGAAAGTGGCCATCGTGTTGATATTCATTGCAGTAGGCTGGCAGTTCATTGAGCCTGCTAACCACACGCCCTATCTGATTCCAGAAAATGCAGAGCCAGTTCGGAACGCTGCTGGCACCGTGGTGCGCGAATACTCGGCCTGGAACAAGCACGGCTGGGGCGGTATCCTGGGTGGCGCAGCCATTGTGTTCTTCGCTTTCATTGGGTTTGATGCCGTAAGTACGGCAGCGCAGGAAGCCAAAAACCCCAAGCGCGACATGCCCATCGGTATCCTTGGTTCGTTGGCCGTGTGCACCGTCCTCTACATCCTGTTCGGACACGTGCTGACGGGTGTGGCCAACTGGCGCGAGTTTGCCGACCCAGCCAAGGGCGGCGAAGCTTCCGTGACGTATGCTATTAAAGAGCACATGCCCGGTTATGAGTGGCTGTCAACAGCCGTAACGGTGGCTATTCTGGCTGGTTTCTCGTCGGTAATTCTGGTGATGCTTATGGGCCAGAGCCGCGTGTTCTTCTCGATGGCCAACGACGGGTTGATGCCGAAGGCTTTTTCGGAGCTGCATCCTAAGTTCAACACGCCCTACAAGTCGAACCTGGCGCTGCTGGTGTTTGTAGGCGCTTTTGCCGGATTCGTGCCAGGCTCCCTGGCTGGTGACCTCACTTCCTTCGGTACCCTGTTGGCGTTCGTGCTGGTTTCTATCGGGGTGTGGCTGATGCGCCGCTCCGATCCGGATACAGTGCGTCCGTTCCGTTCGCCGCTCTCCACGGCTTCCTTCCCATTGGTACCGTTCCTGGGCGCAGGTATCTGCATGCTGATGATTCTAGCTCTGGACGCAGATACCCTGAAGCTGGCCCTATTCTGGATGTTGCTCGGCTTTGTGGTGTACTTCCTCTATGGCCGTAAAAACTCCAAGCTGCAGCAAGGCATTGTGGTAGTGCCGAGAGAAATGGAAGAGCAAGCGTTCATCAAAGAATAA
- a CDS encoding hypervirulence associated TUDOR domain-containing protein codes for MRKGTTVTWKYGTGTATGKIEETHKESVTRKLKGSDITRNGTPENPAFVIVQDNGDRVIKLQSEVTASTKK; via the coding sequence ATGCGTAAAGGCACCACTGTCACTTGGAAATACGGCACCGGTACGGCAACCGGCAAGATCGAAGAAACACACAAAGAATCTGTCACGCGCAAGCTTAAGGGTTCAGACATCACGCGCAACGGCACCCCCGAAAACCCAGCTTTTGTAATTGTGCAAGACAACGGCGACCGGGTGATTAAGCTGCAAAGTGAGGTCACGGCCTCAACCAAAAAGTAG
- a CDS encoding RICIN domain-containing protein, which yields MLYFRSRYLPLLLCWLGVVLSAGPLWAQPTAPVPDENSWYGIVARSSGRSLEVQGASQEAGSAVVQWEFTHPASQQWRFVPVVPGGEYYRIEARHSGKCLTVDKPDDNAPLVQRPWTGSFYQQWKLVPAGPIGSVQLVVRGNDKCAAIANSDKFNGTPAVLQVPQSRATQQWRLFELRLNVDPSLPGFGVPQALPSLNTTAGNELHPVLAPDGGSLFFARTRYSANMGGNTESGDIWVSNSTDRGRTWGMPTRFDALNTTQNNAVMATVGPQGNTLVVRGTYERDGSFRDEGLSTIPRTAGKNTRPVPLAIQNYYSTGPSTTFFMTPDEKVLLLSLERADTQGGNDLYLSTPTGSGTWTEPRSLGNVVNSPGFEFAPWLSPDGKTLYFSSYGHAGYGSSDIFVSTRLDESWTQWSVPRNLGAPLNGPGFDAYLTLTPDGEQAYYASSRTPDGPADLYRTATKVMRTVEPADSTTPVATIPNPVVVPAPVVVPRALLTGRVLNAKTRQPLSAEVKVVRLDNNLVFNATARSLPGTGSYQFTLPPGRYRVLGSSATFLNATDTVSMSGSRTLDLLLVPAAVGSSLELPTLIFAQGKYTLLQGSYAELNRLARTLADNPTVNIRLEGHTDNQGNAGLNQKLSEERVQEVRRYLVMRGVPENRLSIVGYGGTKPRASNEREETRRLNRRVEFTIVK from the coding sequence ATGCTGTATTTCCGTTCCCGTTATTTACCACTGTTACTTTGTTGGTTGGGGGTAGTGTTGAGTGCTGGTCCGTTGTGGGCGCAGCCAACCGCCCCGGTTCCTGATGAAAACAGTTGGTACGGTATTGTGGCGCGCAGCAGCGGCCGATCCTTGGAGGTACAAGGAGCTTCTCAGGAAGCCGGCTCGGCAGTAGTACAATGGGAGTTCACCCACCCGGCTTCCCAGCAATGGCGTTTCGTGCCCGTAGTCCCTGGGGGCGAGTACTACCGCATTGAAGCCCGGCACAGCGGCAAGTGCCTAACCGTAGATAAACCCGACGACAACGCCCCCTTGGTACAGCGCCCCTGGACGGGAAGCTTTTATCAGCAGTGGAAGCTAGTGCCGGCCGGGCCAATTGGAAGCGTGCAATTGGTAGTTCGGGGCAACGACAAGTGTGCGGCCATTGCCAACTCCGACAAGTTCAATGGTACGCCCGCCGTGCTGCAAGTGCCGCAGAGCCGCGCAACGCAACAGTGGCGCCTGTTTGAACTGCGCCTAAATGTTGACCCCAGCCTGCCGGGGTTTGGGGTGCCACAGGCATTGCCCAGCCTCAACACCACTGCTGGCAACGAACTGCACCCGGTGTTAGCGCCCGATGGTGGCTCGTTGTTTTTCGCCCGCACCCGGTATTCCGCCAACATGGGCGGCAATACCGAGTCGGGGGATATATGGGTGAGCAATTCCACGGACCGGGGCCGCACATGGGGCATGCCTACGCGGTTTGACGCCCTCAACACAACCCAGAATAATGCGGTTATGGCAACCGTGGGGCCGCAGGGCAACACGTTAGTCGTGCGCGGGACCTACGAGCGAGACGGCAGCTTCCGCGACGAAGGCCTATCCACTATTCCGCGGACGGCGGGCAAAAACACCCGCCCTGTCCCTCTTGCTATTCAGAATTACTATTCCACCGGGCCGTCTACCACGTTCTTCATGACGCCCGATGAAAAGGTGCTGTTGCTGTCGTTGGAGCGCGCCGACACGCAGGGCGGCAATGACCTTTACCTTAGTACGCCAACCGGAAGCGGTACGTGGACCGAGCCGCGAAGCCTAGGCAACGTGGTGAACTCACCGGGCTTTGAATTTGCTCCTTGGCTGAGCCCCGACGGCAAAACCTTGTACTTCAGTTCCTATGGCCATGCCGGCTACGGCAGTTCCGACATCTTCGTTAGTACCCGGCTCGATGAGTCCTGGACGCAATGGAGCGTGCCGCGCAACCTTGGAGCCCCACTCAACGGGCCAGGATTTGATGCCTACCTTACCTTGACGCCGGATGGCGAACAGGCATATTATGCCTCGTCGCGCACGCCGGATGGCCCTGCTGATCTGTATCGGACGGCTACCAAAGTCATGCGGACGGTGGAGCCCGCCGATTCCACTACCCCAGTAGCCACCATCCCAAATCCGGTGGTAGTGCCGGCTCCGGTGGTAGTGCCCCGGGCCCTGCTCACAGGCCGGGTGCTAAATGCTAAGACGCGCCAACCACTATCGGCCGAGGTAAAAGTGGTTCGACTGGATAATAATCTGGTTTTCAACGCTACCGCCCGGAGCCTACCGGGTACGGGTTCCTACCAGTTTACGCTGCCTCCCGGCCGCTACCGGGTTCTGGGCAGCAGTGCTACCTTCCTTAATGCTACCGATACCGTTAGCATGAGCGGGTCACGTACGCTCGACCTGCTGCTGGTGCCCGCCGCTGTGGGGTCGAGTCTGGAACTGCCCACGCTGATTTTTGCGCAGGGGAAGTACACGCTGCTCCAAGGATCGTACGCCGAACTGAACCGTTTGGCCCGCACCCTTGCCGACAACCCTACCGTGAACATCCGGCTGGAAGGCCACACCGACAACCAAGGGAATGCAGGGCTAAACCAAAAGCTTTCTGAAGAGCGAGTGCAGGAAGTTCGCCGTTACTTGGTGATGCGAGGCGTCCCCGAAAACAGGCTCAGTATTGTAGGGTACGGAGGAACGAAGCCCCGCGCCAGCAATGAAAGAGAAGAAACTCGCCGCCTCAACCGACGCGTAGAATTCACCATTGTGAAGTAA
- a CDS encoding DUF6929 family protein, whose product MRATILRQLDLPNLPSASGVEIVGETVYIIGDDSPYLYRFTATDLVPGKPLTLFETAHFSSGRIDKAIKADLECLTALTTSTGEMGLLAFGSGATAARENGFWVPLSPAQGEAATVHPVSLSGLYAQLRTLLPAGATLNLEAAATTDTELLLFQRTVGSTAGNLVFRMPLAPTLDFLHHRATQLPTVRPQLFQLPNIKGKPAGFSGACTYEDKLFVTASVEDTADAILDGEVLGSFVGLLDLDQSANKPVTFAQLQLAGGKPYTGKVESVAIRRRLAASRYELLLVTDDDQGGSTAVLVDVTV is encoded by the coding sequence ATGCGTGCCACTATTCTGCGTCAGCTTGATTTACCTAATCTGCCATCGGCTTCCGGGGTAGAAATTGTGGGGGAGACGGTGTACATCATTGGCGACGACTCGCCGTACCTGTATCGGTTTACGGCCACCGACTTGGTGCCCGGCAAGCCGCTGACCCTGTTTGAAACCGCGCATTTCAGTTCCGGCCGCATAGACAAAGCCATCAAAGCCGACTTGGAATGCCTGACGGCCCTCACAACGAGCACCGGTGAAATGGGGCTGTTGGCCTTTGGATCCGGGGCTACGGCAGCGCGGGAGAATGGCTTTTGGGTGCCGCTTTCCCCCGCGCAAGGAGAGGCGGCCACTGTGCACCCCGTATCGTTAAGCGGCCTATATGCGCAGCTAAGGACCCTGCTGCCGGCTGGTGCGACTCTCAACTTGGAGGCGGCTGCTACTACCGATACCGAATTGCTGTTGTTCCAGCGCACGGTTGGTTCAACGGCTGGCAACTTGGTATTCCGAATGCCCTTGGCCCCCACGCTCGACTTTCTGCATCACCGCGCCACGCAATTGCCAACGGTGCGGCCACAGCTTTTTCAACTGCCCAACATCAAGGGCAAACCAGCCGGCTTCTCGGGTGCTTGCACCTACGAGGACAAACTGTTTGTAACGGCTTCCGTGGAAGACACCGCTGATGCCATTCTGGACGGTGAGGTATTAGGAAGCTTTGTTGGCTTGCTCGACCTCGACCAATCCGCCAACAAGCCGGTGACCTTTGCACAGCTGCAACTCGCCGGCGGCAAACCCTACACCGGAAAAGTGGAAAGCGTAGCTATTCGGCGGCGTTTGGCAGCGAGCCGCTACGAGCTGCTGCTCGTCACTGACGACGACCAGGGTGGCTCTACGGCAGTGCTGGTGGACGTGACGGTATGA
- a CDS encoding FAD-dependent oxidoreductase codes for MAFRAKKLAASPPSPDERGLGGEVPRRTFLQRAGLGLAGVLLAPTSLLESCTPGTAQAHVQGALHGANHATGHLLRQPGKLPTPTRTVRTEVLIIGGGVAGLAARRELHQQGQPDTLLLELDERVGGNASAGQNQVSAYPWGAHYLPIPDSGNSKLLAFLRESGVITDFTPDTGLPIYNEYYLCHDPEERLNIHGHWQQGLVPDAGVPAADRAEIARFFKLIEDLKQARGQDGKEVFAIPLEYSSADPTYRQLDTISFADYLTQQGYASTYLRWYLDYGCRDDYGAPAAAVSAWAGLHYFAARKGRAHNASASDVLTWPEGNNFLIEQLRQQASAPISTGMVAYQLRETATGLDVLAYDVATQQTVRVEARQVLLATPQFVTQRLLAGLTDAPSASLSPYYAPWVVANLTVDGLPQGPGQPLCWDNVRYGSTSVGYVNANHQNLSLRSDASKVITMYWPLCDEPPEAARRRAYQTSYDEWLKRLLAELEIMHPGVTPHVQRADVWVWGHGMVAPTPGYLWGPGRAAAAQPWRNKLFFAHTDLSGISIFEEGFHQGIRAAHEMLTVA; via the coding sequence ATGGCTTTTAGAGCTAAAAAACTAGCCGCTAGTCCCCCTTCTCCTGATGAGAGAGGGCTAGGGGGTGAGGTCCCGCGGCGCACGTTTCTGCAACGGGCCGGCTTGGGCTTGGCCGGGGTACTGCTAGCCCCAACCAGCCTGCTGGAATCGTGCACGCCGGGCACGGCGCAGGCCCACGTCCAGGGGGCGCTGCACGGCGCCAACCATGCTACTGGCCATTTGCTACGACAACCCGGAAAGCTGCCGACTCCCACCCGCACCGTGCGCACCGAGGTGCTCATCATCGGCGGAGGCGTGGCCGGTCTTGCCGCACGGCGGGAGCTGCATCAACAAGGCCAACCCGATACGCTGCTGCTAGAGCTGGACGAGCGTGTGGGCGGCAATGCCTCCGCCGGTCAAAACCAGGTTTCCGCCTATCCGTGGGGCGCCCACTACCTCCCCATCCCGGATTCTGGCAACAGTAAGCTGCTCGCTTTCCTACGGGAATCGGGGGTGATAACTGATTTTACGCCGGATACCGGCTTGCCTATTTACAACGAGTACTACCTCTGCCACGACCCCGAGGAGCGCCTTAACATCCACGGGCATTGGCAGCAGGGTCTGGTGCCAGATGCTGGCGTACCAGCCGCCGACCGCGCCGAAATAGCCCGGTTTTTCAAGCTAATCGAGGATCTGAAGCAAGCCCGCGGCCAGGATGGCAAAGAGGTGTTTGCCATTCCTCTCGAGTATTCTTCCGCTGACCCCACCTACCGCCAGCTCGACACCATTTCCTTCGCCGACTATCTCACGCAGCAGGGCTACGCTTCCACCTATCTGCGCTGGTACCTCGACTACGGCTGCCGCGACGACTACGGCGCGCCAGCCGCTGCGGTGTCGGCGTGGGCGGGGCTGCACTACTTTGCCGCTCGCAAAGGCCGCGCTCACAATGCCAGCGCTTCGGACGTTCTAACCTGGCCCGAAGGCAACAACTTTCTGATCGAGCAATTGCGCCAACAGGCTTCCGCCCCCATCAGCACGGGCATGGTGGCCTATCAGCTGCGCGAAACTGCCACGGGACTAGATGTGCTAGCGTATGATGTAGCCACCCAACAAACCGTGCGCGTAGAGGCCCGACAGGTGCTGCTGGCTACGCCGCAGTTCGTTACCCAACGGCTGCTGGCCGGCCTAACCGATGCTCCTAGCGCCAGCCTGTCACCTTACTATGCCCCGTGGGTGGTAGCAAATCTCACCGTCGATGGCCTACCGCAGGGCCCCGGCCAGCCCCTGTGTTGGGACAATGTGCGCTACGGCAGCACGTCGGTGGGCTACGTAAATGCCAACCATCAAAACCTAAGCCTACGCTCCGACGCGTCCAAGGTCATAACCATGTACTGGCCGCTGTGCGACGAGCCACCCGAAGCTGCCCGGCGCCGCGCCTACCAAACCAGCTACGACGAATGGCTGAAACGCCTGCTCGCGGAGCTGGAAATTATGCACCCCGGCGTCACGCCCCACGTTCAGCGGGCCGATGTATGGGTGTGGGGCCACGGCATGGTAGCACCCACGCCCGGCTACCTATGGGGCCCTGGCCGAGCGGCGGCGGCACAGCCCTGGCGCAACAAGCTGTTTTTCGCCCACACCGACCTCAGCGGTATTTCTATCTTCGAGGAAGGATTCCACCAAGGCATACGGGCAGCCCACGAAATGCTGACAGTAGCCTAG
- a CDS encoding polyamine aminopropyltransferase, with amino-acid sequence MVKEPVRRTGRNTAAAASGTPARLAAVAVESQAALLLGSVFVIATCGLIYELIAGTLASYLLGDSVTQFSTIIGAYLFSMGIGSWLSRYLGGSLLKWFIRLEILVGLVGGFSAPLLFVLFEYVTSFRLILYALVGFTGILVGLEIPLLMRILENRYEFKDLVSRVFTFDYIGALLASLIFPLVLVPQLGLMRTSLLFGALNVVVAGVALFRFRETQPYRRSFAGGLLVALLALGATFAYSERIQSYTETLAFQDQVIYSKSTVYQRLVLTKNNRELRLFLNGNLQFSSQDEYRYHEALVHPLLQGLPNARRILVLGGGDGLAVRELLKYPRLQQIRLVDLDPGMTQLFQHNEILVQLNQRALLDPKVEVVNGDAYQWIRQDTTHYDGIVVDFPDPGNYSIGKLYSTAFYRALEQRLAPGGRVVVQSTSPYVARQSFWCVAHTLAAAGFQIIPYHCYVPSFGEWGYVLAGRNAHWRPDASPLPTGLRFLTPATLRQMLYFPPDMAEVPTEINQLNNQALVRYFEEDWGPYSH; translated from the coding sequence ATGGTTAAGGAGCCAGTACGCCGCACCGGGCGCAACACCGCTGCCGCAGCTTCAGGCACGCCGGCCCGACTGGCCGCTGTCGCTGTGGAAAGCCAGGCGGCGCTGTTATTGGGTTCGGTGTTCGTTATTGCCACCTGCGGCCTGATTTACGAGCTAATTGCCGGCACCCTGGCCTCGTACTTACTCGGCGACTCGGTCACGCAGTTTTCTACCATTATCGGGGCCTATCTGTTTTCGATGGGCATCGGGTCGTGGCTGTCGCGCTACTTGGGCGGCTCGTTGCTGAAGTGGTTTATTCGGCTGGAGATATTGGTGGGGCTGGTAGGCGGCTTTTCAGCGCCGCTGCTGTTTGTGCTGTTCGAGTACGTCACGTCGTTCCGCCTGATTCTGTACGCGCTGGTAGGCTTTACGGGAATTTTGGTAGGCCTGGAAATTCCGCTACTGATGCGGATTTTGGAGAACCGCTACGAGTTCAAGGACCTGGTGTCGCGGGTTTTCACTTTCGACTACATCGGGGCGCTGCTGGCGTCGCTGATTTTTCCGCTGGTGCTGGTACCGCAATTGGGGTTGATGCGGACTTCGCTGCTGTTTGGCGCGCTGAACGTGGTGGTGGCGGGCGTGGCCCTGTTTCGCTTCCGCGAAACACAACCCTACCGACGCAGTTTTGCGGGCGGGTTACTGGTGGCGCTGCTGGCTTTGGGAGCCACCTTCGCATATTCCGAGCGTATCCAGAGCTACACCGAAACGCTGGCGTTTCAGGACCAGGTAATTTACAGCAAGAGCACCGTATACCAGCGGCTGGTGCTCACCAAAAATAACCGCGAGCTGCGCCTCTTCCTCAACGGCAACCTGCAATTCAGCTCGCAGGACGAGTATCGCTACCACGAGGCGCTGGTGCACCCGCTGCTGCAAGGCCTACCCAACGCCCGCCGTATTCTTGTGCTCGGCGGCGGCGACGGCCTAGCTGTGCGGGAACTGCTAAAGTATCCGCGCCTCCAGCAGATTCGCCTCGTCGACCTCGACCCGGGCATGACCCAGCTCTTCCAGCACAACGAAATTCTGGTGCAACTCAACCAGCGCGCCTTGCTCGACCCCAAAGTGGAGGTTGTCAACGGCGACGCTTACCAGTGGATTCGGCAAGACACAACCCATTACGACGGCATTGTGGTGGACTTTCCGGACCCCGGCAACTACTCGATTGGCAAGCTCTACAGCACTGCTTTCTACCGGGCGTTGGAACAGCGACTAGCGCCTGGCGGCCGCGTAGTGGTGCAAAGCACGTCGCCTTACGTGGCGCGGCAGTCGTTTTGGTGCGTGGCGCACACGCTGGCGGCCGCTGGCTTTCAAATCATTCCGTACCATTGCTACGTGCCCTCTTTTGGGGAGTGGGGCTATGTGCTGGCGGGCCGCAACGCCCACTGGCGCCCCGATGCCAGCCCTTTACCTACCGGCCTCCGCTTCCTGACGCCCGCCACCCTGCGCCAAATGCTTTACTTCCCACCCGACATGGCCGAAGTACCAACCGAAATTAATCAGCTAAACAACCAAGCGCTGGTGCGCTATTTCGAGGAAGACTGGGGACCGTATTCGCATTGA
- a CDS encoding DUF350 domain-containing protein produces MEYLNFKLIAASVIYSVLGIVILVISFYLFEKFTPGTLRKEIMEEHNNAFALVSAAFMIAVALIISAAIHG; encoded by the coding sequence ATGGAATACCTTAACTTCAAGCTTATTGCCGCTTCCGTTATCTACTCGGTGTTGGGCATTGTTATTCTAGTTATCAGCTTTTATCTCTTCGAGAAGTTTACGCCGGGTACGCTACGCAAGGAAATTATGGAGGAGCATAACAACGCTTTTGCGTTGGTAAGCGCAGCTTTTATGATTGCCGTGGCCCTAATAATCAGCGCGGCAATTCATGGTTAA
- a CDS encoding DUF4178 domain-containing protein produces the protein MSENLPSTVAPAQLDCPKCNASITYFDAKNSSFYVCPNCRTFFEYENERQPRVMGGFKKALVEQPTLLLGAVGALFGNTYCVVGFILKREVRYPAQWMEYMLLDQATGTYVQLAVFEGHWMFVEPVQGGYKVGRPTSRNAYVFTNDTNYALYNRYQQQVLYAMGEFDWNIFDDEKLNISEFIAPPYMLVQERNPRTKKSEWYKATYVEPAAVQAAFNLEPQRMPWRQGVGAIQPAPGEASWPVLMWFSWLMALIIVVTQALFLFVKPQQELLNQQFRSQPTTLDNTVTASAAGSNNVIVTSSFEVKGPAALEFDLRSSLSNQWLEIPVSLVNEKTGQSYEFTKSLEHYFGIEDGESWSEGSENDNATLAGIPSGRYHLNIYPTTEAGLDLPINLVVTQNTPLHSNAILFLLMLAIYPGIQFFRRYNHEKTRWLNSDYGPQEAE, from the coding sequence ATGAGTGAAAATCTACCATCTACCGTGGCCCCGGCACAACTTGACTGCCCGAAATGCAACGCCTCCATCACGTATTTTGACGCTAAGAACAGCTCGTTCTACGTCTGCCCCAACTGCCGTACCTTCTTCGAATACGAAAACGAACGGCAACCCCGAGTTATGGGGGGCTTTAAAAAGGCACTTGTTGAACAACCGACTTTATTGCTTGGTGCGGTCGGTGCACTGTTTGGGAACACCTACTGTGTCGTCGGCTTTATACTGAAGCGCGAAGTGAGGTATCCTGCCCAATGGATGGAATACATGTTGCTGGACCAAGCCACCGGGACTTATGTGCAACTGGCCGTATTTGAGGGTCATTGGATGTTCGTAGAACCAGTGCAGGGTGGCTACAAAGTAGGCCGGCCCACATCGCGCAACGCCTACGTGTTCACCAACGACACCAATTATGCCCTCTACAACCGCTACCAACAACAAGTGCTGTACGCTATGGGCGAGTTCGACTGGAATATCTTCGACGACGAAAAGCTGAATATTTCCGAGTTCATTGCCCCGCCCTACATGCTGGTGCAGGAGCGCAATCCCCGAACCAAAAAATCAGAATGGTACAAAGCCACTTACGTGGAGCCAGCTGCTGTGCAGGCGGCCTTCAACTTGGAACCGCAACGAATGCCGTGGCGCCAAGGCGTGGGCGCCATTCAGCCAGCACCGGGCGAAGCCAGTTGGCCAGTCCTGATGTGGTTCTCATGGCTTATGGCCCTGATCATCGTCGTAACACAGGCGCTGTTTTTATTTGTAAAACCGCAACAAGAGTTGCTCAATCAGCAGTTTAGAAGTCAACCTACTACCCTAGACAACACCGTCACGGCCTCCGCCGCAGGCAGCAACAACGTTATCGTAACATCTTCCTTTGAGGTGAAGGGGCCGGCTGCTCTGGAGTTCGATTTACGCTCTTCACTCAGCAATCAGTGGCTGGAAATTCCAGTTTCGCTGGTAAACGAGAAAACCGGTCAAAGCTACGAATTCACGAAGAGCCTAGAGCATTACTTTGGTATCGAGGACGGCGAAAGCTGGAGCGAAGGCAGCGAGAATGATAACGCTACCCTAGCTGGCATCCCATCGGGCCGGTATCACCTCAACATCTACCCTACCACGGAGGCGGGTCTGGATTTGCCTATTAATCTAGTGGTAACGCAGAATACGCCGCTGCATTCCAATGCCATACTATTTCTGCTGATGCTAGCCATTTACCCGGGCATCCAGTTCTTCCGCCGCTACAACCACGAAAAAACCCGCTGGCTTAATAGCGACTATGGCCCACAAGAAGCAGAATAA